GATACCGATGGCAACGATGTAACAGATATTTTGGGGGCTGACCGCTTCATTCTCAATCATGAGGAACAACAATATCTGTTATCGGCTTTGAAAGAGAAACATCAGTTGGATTCCAAAGATATATACCATACTGTTTTGCAGATAGCGGACAAATATCGATCGGAAGGTTATAACGATTATGACAGGAAATTTGTAGAACAAAGTATCGCCTATGTTATCAGTAAAAAGCTGCAACTTGATCCATCGGTGATCCCGGTTGTAAGTCCTCTGGGGATAAAAGACAACAAACAGTTTGTGACTTTGGGAAGCAAAATAAATCTGATATCCAGACAAATACTAGATGAATTTGAAATAGAAATCGAAAAGATAAGGAGTGTGGAACATGTTAGAGTATCAGAACATCAACGGAATCAGAATTCCTCTGGTGAACCTGCCAGACACGAAGAATTATCCACTTGGAGAGATTGGGAGAACAATCCTGAAGAATATGGAGAAGAATCACAGCTCAAGATATTGGGATTTGGAGATGGAAGGGACACTGATCGAGAAAGTGTACCAAAGGCAGGAAGAACTCAAGGAAAAGGAACACAGGATACTGGAACAGCTGGAAAACGAAAATCCCCGTCCCAACACAGAGAATATGATGAAAATCGTGAGACACCTGAACAGCTTGCATTTGATGGCACGGGAAATGATAACCGAGGAGATCTACGAGCCAATCTAACAGATAAATCAAATTTGGAAAGCCACTCTGAGAAGGGTGGCTTTTCTGCTGTCCAAACGGAAATAGCGAAAGCGGAGATTGAAAAAATAAATAACCATGTTTCCTCTTTAAATGTGGAATACGGCGGTGCTAAGACAAAATACAAAGCCAACGTGGAAGCAATCAGGCTGCTCAAAACAATAGAATCGGAAAACAGGCTGGCAACAGCGGAAGAACAAACCATCCTGTCCAAATACACCGGATGGGGCGGAATCCCGGAACCGTTTGATGCCCGTTATCAAAACCATCCAAAATGGCAAACAGAATTCAAAGAGCTGCTGGAAATCCTGACACCGGAAGAATACAGGGAAGCAAGGGCAACAACCTTGAACGCCCACTACACCGCTTTGCCCATAGCCGCCTTGATGTTCCGTGCGGTTGAGGAATTAGGTTTTGGGGGCGGTAAGGTGTTGGAACCCTCCATGGGGATCGGCAATTTCTATAGCGTGTTTCCTTCCAACCTCAAGCAAAGATCGCAGCTATATGGCGTGGAAAAAGACAGTATTTCCGGCAGAATCGCAAAACAGCTATACCAGCAAGCAACCATTGAGGTAAAAGGATATGAGGAAACCAGCTATCCAGACAACTATTTTGATCTGGCGATTGGAAATATCCCCTTCGGAAGTTTTGGCGTGTTTGATAAACGGTATCAAAATGAAAATTTCAAAATACACGATTATTTTATCGCAAAAACTTTGGATCAAGTAAAGCCCAACGGCTTGATCGCCTTTATTTCCTCAAAAGGAACGCTGGACAAAGCCAATTCATCTGTCCGGAAATATATCGCACAGCGTGCGGAATTATTGGGCGCAGTCCGTTTGCCCAATAGCGCCTTTCAAAAAATCGCCCATACCGAGGTGACAACCGATATCCTATTTTTCCGTAAATACGAACAACAAAAGGTAAATGAACCAGAATGGATCCATGTAGGCAGGACGGAACAGGGCGTGCCGGTCAATGAATATTACCTGCACCATCCAGACCATATACTTGGGACAATGGTATTTGATAAATCCATGTACGGCAATGAGAAAGATACTTCCTGTATCAACGACGATCCTGATTTTCATTTGATTGGTACGCTGCAACAAAAACTAAAGGAGATTACAGAACAACAAACACCAATCTCAACACAGCCAATAACGAAAAATGTTATTGAAGAAACATCACTTCAAGAGATAAGCCAACAGATAGAACACCCAGAGGTGTTGCCCGCCAATCCTGAAGTCAAAAACTACACCTATACCATTGTCGATAACGTCCTCTATTACCGGGAAAATAACGAAATGTTTTTGCAAACTTTTAGTGGAAAAACATTGGAGCGTGTCAAAGGCATGTGCGCCATCCGGGAACAGGTTATGCGGCTGATTCATATGCAAGTCCATGACTACGCAGACCATGCGTTCCAACAGGAACTAGCAACACTCAACCAGATATATGATACCTTTGTAAAGGATAATGGGTACTTGAACGACAAAGCAAACCGGCGGGCATTTCAGGAGGATTCGGATTTGCCTTTGCTTCTGTCATTGGAGAATAAAAAAGAAGGTAGCTACGACAAAGCCGCCATCTTCTATAAACCGACCATACAGCCGACGGAAGAAATTTCTGCTCATTCCGCAAAAGACGCTTTAGCAATATCCATATACCGGCGTGGAAAATTGGATTTGGCATATATGGCGGAAATCTATCCCCATAGCGTGGATGACATTATCACCGAATTGGGAGATCAGATCTTCTTCGATCCAGCCCACTTGATTTCCGGTACCATGGATAACCGATCAGGATATGTGACGGCGGAGGAATATCTCAGCGGAAATGTCAAAGAAAAACTGAAATTGGCGGAATTAAAGGTGGAGGACTACCCGGAACTACATCGGAATGTAGCAGCCTTGAAAGCCGTCCAGCCGAAACGCTTAAACATCTCCGATATCCATTTTGAAATTGGAACCAGCTGGATTCCTTTGGAGTATATCCGGAAATTCTGTTATGAAACCTTCCATACGCCCATGTATCGCCGTGAGATGGATGGCGATGTCAGCGGTCGGATCTATTTTCATTACGATAAACATTCCACACGGTACACCATCTACAACAAGCCGCTGGGTTCCAGTATCGAAACAACATCGGTCTATTGGACAGAAAGAAAAAATGCGTTCTATCTTGTAGAAGACTGCTTAAACCTCAAACAAACAGAAGTAACCGACCGGATCACAGTATTAAATGAAAACGGAGAAGAACGGGAAAAACAGGTACTCAACCCAAAGGAAACACAGTTGGCACGAGCAAAACAAGAAAAAATCCAGCAGGAATTTGTATCCTGGATACTAAAAGACACAGAGAAGGTGCAGAGGCTGGAGGATATCTACAATGAAACCTACAATGTATATGTCCCCAGAAGCTATCACGGTGAAGGGCTTGTCATCGATGGGATGGCAAATGATATCGCATTGCGTCCCCATCAGAAAAACGCCGCTATGCGTATCCTTTTGGGCGGTAATACCCTGCTGTCACACGAAGTGGGAAGCGGAAAAACCTTCACCATGATTGCGGGCGCAATGCTGCTCAGGCAGACTGGTTTGGCGAAAAAATCGCTATTTGTAGTCCCCAACCATCTGACTGAACAGTGGGGCAAGGATTTCCTAAAGCTTTTCCCAAACGCCAATATTCTTGTGGCAACCAAAAAAGATTTTGAAATGAAACACCGGAAACGGTTTATCAACCGGATTGCTATGGGAGACTACGATGCTGTAATCATGAGCTATACCCAATTCGAACGTATTCCGCTTTCTACTACGTACAAAGCAAAACTGATACAAGAAGAGATCGATGATATCACCGCTGCGTTATTCCAATTATCCAACGAAGGACGGAGTTTCAGCGTGAAACGTCTGGAAGCGCAAAAAGTAAATCTGGAGACCAACTTGAAAAAGATGATGGAAATTGGAAATAAGGATGATACGCTTACCTTTGAACAGTTAGGTATCGACCGTTTATTTGTTGATGAGTTTGATCATTATAAAAACTGCTATATCTACACCAAGATACAAAATGTAGCAGGCCTGGGCGGAACACGGGCGGAAAAATCCTTTGACCTGCTTACCAAAATCAGATACCTGAATTAAAAGACAAACTTCCAGGCAGTTGTGGGAGCGACTGGTACGCCAATCTCGAACAGTATCAGCGAAATGTATATACTACTTCGCTACTTTATCCCAAACGTCCTACAACAGATGAAGATGTCCCAGTTTGACGATTGGGCTAGTATCTTTACAAAGGTGGAAAGCACATTGGAGATCGCCCCAGAGGGAACCGGATACCGTATGCGCAACCGCTTTTGCAAGTTTTACAACCTGCCGGAACTCATGCAGGTATTTTCTTTGTTTGCGGATGTAAAGCTGATCGAGGATTTAAACATTCCCCGTCCTGCCATTCATACCGGAAAACCGGAGGTGATCAGCATAGAGCCTTCTGAATTTGTAAAGCAATATATTCTGGAATTGGCAGAACGTGCAGAGAAAATCCGGGGTGGTCATGTAGATCCCTCCAAAGACAATATGCTGCTTGTCACAACACAGGGAAAATCCATCGCCATTGACCCACGCATATTGTTCCCGGAGATGGAAGTGGGTAGGGAATCTAAAATATATGCGGTATGCGATAGGGTCAAACAACTGTATGATCAATACAATGAGGATAAAGCCTTTCAGATTGTTTTTCTTGATAGTGGCATACAGATGTACGAGATGATGAGACAGGATTTAGTAGAACAGGGTATCCCATCCCATGAAATTGCCTTTATCCATAACGCGAAAACAGATATCCAAAAGACAGATTTATTTGAAAAGTGCCGGAAGGGCGATATCCGGGTATTGTTCGGTTCCACTGCAAAATGCGGCTCTGGAACCAATCTCCAGGACAGGCTCATCGCCATCCATCATGTCGACGAACACCCTGGCGTCCCCGTGACTTAACCCAGCGCAATGGACGTAGACAGCGGCAAGGAAACCGATATGATGAAATCTATATCTACTACTATGTGACCAAAGGGACGTTTGATTCGTATTTGTTCCAGACATTGGAGCAGAAACAACGGTTTATTAGTCAAGTTATGACGAACCAATCTCCCGCCCGTTCCTGTGATGATTTGGATGAAACGGTACTCAACTATGCGGAAGTGAAATCCTGCGCAACGGGTGATACAAAAATAAAGGATCAGATGGAACTGCAAAATGAGGTACAGAAACTGCAATTGGAACGGGCTTCTCATCTGACCGAACGGAAACGTTTACAGGAACTGGTTCAATCCGCACCGGAAGAAATAAAAAGGTTGGAAAACAGTATTGCAAATATAAAGCAGGATATATGGACTGTTCAGAAAAACCAGCAGGATGATTTTAAAATCACGCTTGATGGAAAGCAATATGACAAACGCCCCATTGCCGCTGAACTGTTATCCATCCTTGTTTCCAATTCTCCTGTCGGGCAGATAACGCCAATTGGGGAGTTCAGGGGATTGCAGGTTGCTGTAGATAAAGCCAGCGGATTTTATCCACAATTGCTTTTAAAAGGTGTACTTCGTTATGAAATAGAGTGCGGGGAATCGAACTTAGGAAATATTACAAAGATCGAACATCTTCCGAAAAAGCTGCAAGGCAAACTCCAAAACATGCAGACAGATTTAGAAATGAAAGGAAATCAACTTGAGCAGGCGAAGAGAAATGTTAATCAACCATTCGAGAAGGAGGAATTACTCAAAGAAAAAGCGGAAGAGTTGGCAAAAATTGAATATGCCATCTCAATCGAATTGACACGGGATGTCCATTTGGAAAATGAAAAACAACCAGTTCTTGTAGGAGGGAACGAGTATGAGATGGAAGAATAAATTGACAAACTACCAGCGCAATGCGGTACAACATCATCTTCAGGCATTCGGGAAAGAGTTCCTGATGATTTTTGGTATGACCATCATAATGACAAACTTTATGTTCTATTTGAGCTTATTGTGGAATTACATACTGGACTGGCTGGCAGGGATACAGCCATTTGGGTATATCAGCGCACTGTTATTCCTCCTCCCAATCACTTTGACATTGCCCTTTCTATATATGAATGGAATCCATAGGCAACTGAAAAAATCCGTTGTCCATTGTTACACAAAAAGAATCCGGGTTGCCTTAACGGCAGCTAGAGTTTGTCAGGATATATCCGGTTTTCTCCTTGGCGTTGGAACTGCATACCTTCTTTTCCCTTACGCAATAGAGGTGTACCGGGTGGTTGGTCTAATGCTCATAGCCGCCGCAATCCATTGGATGTGGCAGATATGGATGCACACAACAAAACAGAGGAAATAAGCCGTTGGTACTGAAAAGAACCAACGGTTTTTCTATAAAACAATATTGGAGGATACCATGGCATATTTTGATTTGGATCGGATCAAGAAGATCCCTCTACCAGAGGTTTTGTCCCGTTATGGGATTGCGGTAGACAACCATCATTTTTTCAAGTTAAGGGCGGAAAAAACACCGTCCGCCAGATACTATCCTGAAACCAATAGCTGGTATGACTTCGGGGCAAATACAGGCGGTACAATCATTGACCTTATAAAGCAGCTGGAACATCTGGATACCACACAAGCCATCCACCGAATTGCGGAACAATATGGCATGATGCTCAACAGCCATATACCTGTCAAAAACATCAGCAACCATGAATACAACATGATTGGGATTCAAGGGGATCGGGCTGGGAAAAACTACAACTTTGATACGTTATTCAGCCGCTATCCGATGGAGGTAGTTTTGCGGATATCACGGGAATTGTCCGTCTCCATGAATCAATTGTTTGACAAATATCCCAAGACCTATATGGATATCATCCGCACACAGGCAATCCCATTTGTATGGCAGTTTAGACAAGTATATCTCAACAGTATATATGTATATGCACAGTTAAACAATAGCAGTAAATTTGACCGGGAATATATGAAGATGAACGCAGAAATGATCTACAAGGACTATCAAGACCGATATGGTATCCTGAAGCGGTGTGTGAAAGGTACGGATATTGATATCTGGAATCTGCGCCCTGACTTTGAGAGGGATTTGAAACATATCCAGAATGGAAAGATTGCAGTAGAGATCTCCCCATATAGCCAGATGGAATTTAAAGAACTGAAAGGCGCAAATGTGTCCTACATCATTTCCACACAAACCTATCGGACATTTGAATCGGAATATCTATCGCGCTATGACATTGGGGAATATCCTTATTTAGCAAGCGCAAAAGGCGATATTGTTACAATTACCATCAAGGAAACAGACCGGAAGGTATTCGAATGCCTATTAAAACAAATGGAAAAGCAGGAGAAAAAAGAACAGGATTCTCAATATGAGAACCCTGACTATGAACCAGATTGAATGATAGATATCATTTGACAAATAGAAAGGAAAAAGATTGATCCTTACTGCCGGATATGATAGAATAAAGGCAGTAACAAGAGTGAGCCGGTAGAGGACGGTTGGCTGCTTCCCTTTTACGCACAGTCTGTGCGTGGAAGGAGGTGGTACTTATGGATTATAATCTGATTCTAATCATTATACTTATCATCGCACTCAAAGAATTAGTGAAAAACATAAGAAAATGACCGTCCCCCTGCTAAAAGTGACGATCATTTTCGTAAACTTTTATAACGGCTAACCGTTTTTGAAACGGCAACTCTTGTTACTTTTATTATATCCCCATCCCATATATTTGTCAATCCAATCGAAAGGACATCAAGGTGGTTATCATGAAGAAAGAAGATTTCATTCGGAAGGTTAATAAATTAAAATTGCTCATATTAAAGGATAAAAAAATATCAATTAGTATCCTATCAGGAATATTTTGTGTTGTTGTAGTTGCGGCGGTTATAGCGGTAGGCTTCAACATGTCGACAACTCCAGTCAAAACAGCAGAAGCGCAAACCAGTAGCATGGCTGATATTTTAAAAAATGATACATCTAAAAAACAGTCCCAATCGGAAGTGGAGTCAACTTCTAGTCATAATGACAAGAAGTTAGATATAAGTGGTTCTGATAATACACAAAAAGAAACTGTTTCTGAAAGTCCGTCCGGTAATCAGCCTTCAAAGCAATCTGATACTGGAAAGAATGACTATGGTCGCTTCGACTTCTCCAAAGGCGGAAAATAATCATGCAGAAAAGGAACAACAGATAAAACCTTCATTCCCTTCTATCTCCAATCCTTCTTCTCCTTCTGTTTCTGAAACAACACCTTCACAAGCGGAGCCAGAACCGGAACCGAATTTTGATGAAGCTGCTGTTATCAATGGTGTGATTAACCAAGTAAGCAGCTTTATGACGCATATTGATGTTGCGGAATTTGGGGGCAGCAACTATTATATCGACCATTATTCAACAGACTTAACGGAAGATCAGATCATCGCAAAACTGGTATCAGGATTTCAATTTGAACACAGTACAGGCTGCACCTATTTTGCGATTGAGTACTTGGGAATCAGTACAGAATACAGCGGCCAGCCCCGCCATGTCTTCAAATGCTATCGTGCATAACCGAAAAATATGAAATAATTTGAAAAATAGAATCAAACAATCTCAATATTTGGGCGTATATAACAAATATTGAGATTGTTTTTTGTTTCTTTTTGTAATAGAAATTGTAAATCATTTCATGTATAATGTAATTATAACAAAAGTTAAATATAAAAATATATTCACTATTTTCATACACTTTTTTACACACAATTCTACTTCCATTGATGCAACTGAAAGATGGGGGTGGAATTTTTGTTTTTCTAAGAGAAAATAGGAGGTGTTTTCAGTGTAGAACGTATGGAAGATTCAAAGAAGGTTATGGAACAGAATTACAAAAAGGAGAAACCGTTATGAAAAAAAGAAAGATTTTGCGCACGACCGCATTGGCACTCACCTTATCCATGCTGATAACAACCATTCCAACAGGAATTGTACAGGCTTCTGAACAATCTATGTTTGATAAAAACGGTCTATTGACGCAGGAAATGATCGATAAACGGCCGCAAAATGAATCGGAAGAAGTCCAGAAAATTATCACAGAGGAAACAGAAAAAAGAGATGCGTATACCAAATACTTTTTAACAGAGCAAAACGCACACATGGTTGCGATGTATCCAGATCCAGTCCATTATGAGGAGGATGGACAGTGGAAGGATATCGACAATACACTGACTTTGCAGGAAAACGAGGACAATGAACAGGTATATCAAAATACCGCTTCCAATGTCCAGGTACAGATTGCGAAAACCAGCGATACGGATGAACTGGTTTCCATTGAAAGAGATGGAATTGAAATTTCCTGGGGCTTAGCACCACAGGAAGTCCTGACAAGGGCAAATAAAATAGAAGAAAAACAGATATCAGAGTTTATTGTGGATACTCCCCCGGTAGCAGCTTATGCTAACAGCATAGAAGAACCGGAAACACCGGAAGAAATTGAAGAATACAATAGGGAGCAGGCACAGCTGGCAACAGTAAAATCATCCGGTATGTATTCTGATATCCTTCCCAATATTGATATTCAATATGTGGTACAATCCAATACCGTAAAAGAAAACATTATTCTAAAAGACCGTTCTGCTGTTTATCAAACGTTGTCTTTTAAAATCCAGCATCCAAATTTAAAGAGCAGGCTCAACAAAGAAGAAAACAGTATCTCGATCTACCAGCCGGATACGCAGCAGATAGTATATGAGTTTGTCCCTCCCTTTATGTATGACAACAATGGGGAGATGAGCGATGAAGTTGGACAGCCAGGAAGGATATAGTATCCTGACAATTATTCCAGACACAGAATGGTTGTTGCAAGATCAACGTGCATATCCCGTTGTCATTGACCCATACACTGAAACTAGCAAAGGCGAAAAGAATATCGTAGATACCTATATTTATTCTGGAAAACCGACAGAAGCAACTACACCATATCATGGCTCATTCCTCATTGGCAACAACTATGCGGAGGGAAGCTGCCGTGCATATATCAAGTTTACGAATCTACCGCAATTAAGCCCTGGAGATATTATTTATAAAGGGCAAATTAATATTTGGCAGTATCAATTTAGCGCAGTCGGAGAACAGTCATTCAACATCAGTACCCATGAAACGAGTGAATGGGGAGATTCAATAACATGGAACACCGCTCCCTGGTATTCTGGAACCTCCTTGGATTATGTACAGCTTACACCGAATCCAGAACATCAGGCCCGACCAGTTACCTTGGATATCACGAAACTAGTGAGGGATTGGTACAACACTGGAAAAAATTATGGGATTATGATTAAATCAGAATCCGAAGGCAGGAAAGCGGTTGCACGTTTCTTTACCAGCAACTACCCATTCAATACCCCAGGAAACTATCAGATTGAAGGAGATGGTTCTCAAGTCCATCCAAGTGGAATATTTTACTATAAAAACGCTTCTGGTTTAGAGGACTATTGGAGCTATCATGAACAATCCGCAGGACAAGCCGGTACTGGATATACCAATGATTATACAGGAAATCTTGTTTGGACGCATGATGATACCGCAACCATTAGCAATCGATTACCAATTACCGTAAGCCATATTTATAACTACTCAGAAAGCCAGAACAATACCCACTACGGGTTTGGCTGGCGTATCAATGCCATGGAAAAATTTGAATCCAGTGGTATTAAAGATTTTCCATATGTGTATACTGATTCAGATGGTACCAAACATTATTTTTATCAAAAAGACGGGAAATACATCGACGAAGATGGACTTGGTATGGAGTATGTTTCCATCAATGAAGCGAATGGAAATATACTTCACAAAATTACTTTAAAAGATAAAACTGTACTGAAATTCTATTCCAACGGTTTACTTGCCAGGACGATTGATACGAACAATAACACCATTGTGTATAACTATGAAGGTGATTCCATCACTGATATTACAGATGGTGCGGGAAACAGGTTAAATTTCTACTATGGAAATGGAATGTTAAACCGCATTGTGGATGAAGCCGGAAGGGTAACAGAATTCAACTATGAAAACCTGAATTTGACCAGGATCACCTATCCAGATGGAACAGAATCGAAGTTCGAGTATGGAGATGACAGGAGACTTACCAAAGCCATTTCTCCAGATGGTTACAATATTTCTTACGACTATACCAGGGATATGAGGGTGAACCGGGTATCTGAAATAACGGAATATGGAACCACTGGAGCGATTGGGCAACGTTTAAGGATTTCTTATCGCAATGGAAATACTACAATTTTTGAAAGCTGTGGTATGGACGGAAATTTTGATACTCCTGGGGACAATCTTGTTACAACATGTCAGTTTGATAACATGGGTAGAGCAATTAGTGTCTATGACCAGGATGGAAATGCCAATAGTTATCAATATTATTCCGAAGACTTAAAGAGGAATAAATTGAGTTCGGTTGGCAGCACACAGGCAACCGCATGTAACCCAATATTAGATCCTGGATTTGAGGAGGACAGAGGAAACTGGAAATCCCATGCTGACCAGGCCATTTTATATCATGTAAATTATGTAAATGACCAGGGATATTTCTTAAACACATCATTAAAAGTGAGTACCGAACAGACCTCAGCAATCTGTGGTTCAGCGCAAAATATTTCCTTGCCTGCTGGTAATTATGTGCTATCCGGATATATCAAAACAGAAAATGTTTCCGGTACTCAAGATAATTCTGGAGCTGCTTTAGTAGCGGTAATCAACGGACAGCCCCACTACTCTACTCCGGTAACTGGGACAACAGATGCAGAGATTGACGGCGGATGGCAGAAGGTTCGGACAAAATTCACCTTGAGTGGAGAAACCATGGTGACAGTCCGTTGTGATTTGGTTCACGCTTCCGGTACAGCTTGGTTTGATTCCATCCAGATTGACCGTGGAGAAACAGATAGTAAGTTTAACTTAATCTACAATCCGAGCTTTGAGGATGGACAATATCATTGGGGCAGTACCATCACCCCGAATGCTGAAATAAAATGGAATGGAAATCACTCTGCTCTAATGGATTCCGGCATTGGCGTGGATAAAAATGTTGGAACAAACATACAGGTATCCGGCAAAGAAGGAGATATCTATATGTTGAGCGGATGGGTAAAAGCTGACTTAATTCCAAAAGATAGCTCTACCTGTCAGATTGCGGCGGCCGTGATTTACAACAACCATGATCCCAAATGGGTATCATTTGATGCAAACAAATATGTAGGGGATTGGCAGTATATCAGTGGTGTTGTATCCACCGATGACAATGACCCAAGTACGAACCTTGATTATGTTGCCATCCATGTTTATTTATTTAATTCCAACAATCCAAACCCAATCTACTTTGACGGAATTCAGTTAATCAAGGACGATTCCCAAAGTTTTGTCTATGACAATGAAGGAAATTTAGTGTCCGCTGCAACAGCAGCAGATAAATCAGGATTTTCCTATGATGGAAATGATAATATTTCCAAACTGGTTGATCCAAGTGGACGTTCTTTTGAATATGCGTATGACAAGGACACACAGAATTTAATGTATGCAAAGAATTCCGATGGTGTTGAATACAAATTCCACTATGACGCAAATGGAAATCCAACTAATGCGAAAGTATTTGGTGGAGATATGGCAACGGCAGTCCATGCGGGTCAGACCTACCGAATCAGGAATAAAGTATCGGGAAAATATTTGGATTTAATCGGAAATCAGGATGTTGATAATGGCAATGTAGCACAGTATGAATACACAGGGCAGCATAATCAGGAATGGAAACTGGTTGATGCAGGTTCTGGGTTCTTTAAGATTGAAAGCGCCTATGGTTCCCACCGGGTATTGGATTTGGAAGGTGGATCGACAAATGAGGGTGCGAATCTGGTTGTTTACCAGAATTCCAATTCCCGCCCAACGCAAAAGTTTAAGTTTAAGGCATTGTCGGACGGAAGCTACCATATTGTAGCGAACACAGATGATTTTGAAAAAGTCCTTAATCTGAATAGTAGCGGAACTACCAACGGAACCAACGTTACCATTTGGGGAAGTGGAGTTGACGGAAACAACTACCATTGGTACTTGGAACCAGTCAATGAGGAGTTTTCCGCAAAACCAGAAGTAGGAAAAACCTATGTGATCCGCTCTCTTGTCAATGGAAAGTATGCGGAAATCAAAAACAGCGTTACGGATAACACCGCTGAGTTTATTCAGGGTCCATACAGCGCAAACCCGAACCAGATGTTCACGGTAGTACAGGGAACAAAAGATCCAAATACATTTATGCTATCTCCGGGACATGCAAAAGATAAGGTGCTTTCTTTAACAGACCATGGTATCTCGTTGGAAGATCCAAATGACCCAACTGGTCAGCAATTGAGCTTCGAAAAATGCCCGAATGGAAGTTATAAGGTAACACTGGCTAGTATTCCAGAGTTAGCTTGGCGGATTGAACCATTCCAAATTTATGAAGATGGTAAAGAAATCATTTATTTTGCGACTAGGGAAAACACCGATGTTTATTATCAATGGATATTTGAAGAAGTCAGCGATGTGATGCTTTCCTCTATCCAGTACAATGCAGATAGCCTCGTGCAATCTACTACAGATAATCGTGGAAATGTCACATCATATACCTATAACAATAATACGAATACCACAGCTAGTGTCACCTCACCAAATGGACTTACCGTCAATTATACTTATAACCATAATACAGATCAATTATTATCTACTTCGAGTACAATCAATGGAAATAACGTTTCTGTTAATTATGA
This is a stretch of genomic DNA from Clostridium facile. It encodes these proteins:
- a CDS encoding RICIN domain-containing protein, which gives rise to MKLDSQEGYSILTIIPDTEWLLQDQRAYPVVIDPYTETSKGEKNIVDTYIYSGKPTEATTPYHGSFLIGNNYAEGSCRAYIKFTNLPQLSPGDIIYKGQINIWQYQFSAVGEQSFNISTHETSEWGDSITWNTAPWYSGTSLDYVQLTPNPEHQARPVTLDITKLVRDWYNTGKNYGIMIKSESEGRKAVARFFTSNYPFNTPGNYQIEGDGSQVHPSGIFYYKNASGLEDYWSYHEQSAGQAGTGYTNDYTGNLVWTHDDTATISNRLPITVSHIYNYSESQNNTHYGFGWRINAMEKFESSGIKDFPYVYTDSDGTKHYFYQKDGKYIDEDGLGMEYVSINEANGNILHKITLKDKTVLKFYSNGLLARTIDTNNNTIVYNYEGDSITDITDGAGNRLNFYYGNGMLNRIVDEAGRVTEFNYENLNLTRITYPDGTESKFEYGDDRRLTKAISPDGYNISYDYTRDMRVNRVSEITEYGTTGAIGQRLRISYRNGNTTIFESCGMDGNFDTPGDNLVTTCQFDNMGRAISVYDQDGNANSYQYYSEDLKRNKLSSVGSTQATACNPILDPGFEEDRGNWKSHADQAILYHVNYVNDQGYFLNTSLKVSTEQTSAICGSAQNISLPAGNYVLSGYIKTENVSGTQDNSGAALVAVINGQPHYSTPVTGTTDAEIDGGWQKVRTKFTLSGETMVTVRCDLVHASGTAWFDSIQIDRGETDSKFNLIYNPSFEDGQYHWGSTITPNAEIKWNGNHSALMDSGIGVDKNVGTNIQVSGKEGDIYMLSGWVKADLIPKDSSTCQIAAAVIYNNHDPKWVSFDANKYVGDWQYISGVVSTDDNDPSTNLDYVAIHVYLFNSNNPNPIYFDGIQLIKDDSQSFVYDNEGNLVSAATAADKSGFSYDGNDNISKLVDPSGRSFEYAYDKDTQNLMYAKNSDGVEYKFHYDANGNPTNAKVFGGDMATAVHAGQTYRIRNKVSGKYLDLIGNQDVDNGNVAQYEYTGQHNQEWKLVDAGSGFFKIESAYGSHRVLDLEGGSTNEGANLVVYQNSNSRPTQKFKFKALSDGSYHIVANTDDFEKVLNLNSSGTTNGTNVTIWGSGVDGNNYHWYLEPVNEEFSAKPEVGKTYVIRSLVNGKYAEIKNSVTDNTAEFIQGPYSANPNQMFTVVQGTKDPNTFMLSPGHAKDKVLSLTDHGISLEDPNDPTGQQLSFEKCPNGSYKVTLASIPELAWRIEPFQIYEDGKEIIYFATRENTDVYYQWIFEEVSDVMLSSIQYNADSLVQSTTDNRGNVTSYTYNNNTNTTASVTSPNGLTVNYTYNHNTDQLLSTSSTINGNNVSVNYDYSYNNLTAIHHNGFTYSFIYDAFGNLEETKVGNQRLSRNTYLTNNGNLDTVQYGNGDTIKYHYDKYGYETQRDYNGTPAYRFQYDTSGNLVGYTDLTQNVSYQYQYDKINRSIGMDSTNGQKYYVHYDDKNRIDYDISKVNGQSVKTSYLYSDTQATKHPDQIQGIKINDTQILEYEYDTLARLSKRNLQLTTPFTTQYTYLQGNSIGTTTDLIESITNGDNKLSYTYDESGNITTISENGELKATYHYDKLSQLIREDNLYVNKTITYSYDNGGNLLSVTEYPYTIGDLGTATATVTYSYEDTNWKDKLTNYNGQAITYDEIGNPLQYRDGMNFTWEKGRRLSTINDNISYQYNSDGIRTQKIVDGKVTNYYLNGNTILTQVSGNDRLDFYYDHSGSVFGFNYNGTSYYYMFNAQLDVIGILDSNGNTVVNYSYDSWGNPISITGSMADTIGQLNPFRYRSYYYDIESGLYYLQSRYYDPVVKRFVNADDTQVFSEEQDNLLQYNLFSYCLNNPVNMYDTDGEAAANIIGGIIGGVAGAALGVLLAKQLGLTGWKKWALISAATVGGAVLGAFLGPYIAKLGGKVAAKLGIKTAAKTVTASSWQHAEQILRKAYRGVSRGINTPFGRRVVDSLSGKFAREAKYGYQSLSKFIKQEIAKDAYLISRGYRVEWHFYWSQVSNSGGPSGPLRKALQDAGIKIIEHFKR